A single region of the Brassica rapa cultivar Chiifu-401-42 chromosome A03, CAAS_Brap_v3.01, whole genome shotgun sequence genome encodes:
- the LOC103860559 gene encoding transcription factor TCP5, whose amino-acid sequence MRSRECDEEEIQAKQEGDHSENNNHQVNLNNMLQQQQQNQPSSLSSSRQWTSAFRNPRIVRVSRTFGGKDRHSKVCTVRGLRDRRIRLSVPTAIQLYDLQDRLGLSQPSKVVDWLLEAAKDDVDKLPPLQFPHGFNQMYPNLFFGNSGIGESSSSTSAFPGTNLGFLESYDLGGSSSRTRSRIQETPRESFDLDKGKWIKNDENANHHQDHGFDASHQHFSLTNPYNNSNASSYYNLGHLQHSLDQSGNNVTVAISNVPSNNNNNNLNLPPPSSAGDGSQLLFGPPPPAMSSLFPTYPSFLGASHHQHHHVVDGAGNLQLFSSNANTASQQQMMTGNSSLIRPFHHLMSSNHDTDRHSSDDNDSDS is encoded by the coding sequence ATGAGATCAAGAGAATGCGATGAAGAGGAGATTCAAGCAAAGCAAGAAGGAGATCATAGTGAAAATAATAATCATCAAGTAAACTTAAACAACATgttgcagcagcagcagcagaatCAGCCTAGTTCGTTATCATCATCGAGGCAATGGACCTCAGCTTTTAGAAATCCAAGAATTGTTCGAGTCTCTAGAACGTTCGGTGGCAAAGACAGACACAGCAAAGTCTGCACAGTCCGTGGCCTTAGAGACCGGAGGATAAGGTTGTCCGTTCCAACAGCAATTCAACTTTACGACCTTCAAGATCGATTAGGGCTGAGTCAGCCAAGCAAAGTCGTTGATTGGTTACTCGAAGCAGCAAAAGATGACGTCGACAAGCTCCCTCCATTACAATTTCCACATGGCTTTAACCAAATGTATCCAAATCTTTTCTTTGGAAACTCAGGAATAggagaatcatcatcatcaacatcagCGTTTCCAGGTACTAATCTTGGGTTCTTGGAGAGTTATGATCTTGGAGGCTCTTCTTCAAGAACAAGATCAAGAATCCAAGAAACACCTAGAGAGAGTTTCGATCTTGATAAAGGGAAATGGATCAAGAACGATGAGAACGCTAATCATCATCAAGATCATGGGTTCGACGCCAGCCATCAACATTTCTCTCTCACCAATCCTTACAACAACAGCAATGCTTCCTCTTATTACAACCTTGGACATCTTCAACACTCGTTAGACCAGTCCGGTAATAACGTTACTGTCGCAATATCCAATGTtcctagtaataataataacaataatctCAATTTGCCTCCACCGTCGTCTGCTGGAGATGGATCTCAACTGCTTTTTGGTCCTCCTCCTCCGGCAATGAGCTCTCTATTTCCTACGTATCCATCGTTCCTTGGAGCTTctcatcatcaacatcatcatGTCGTTGATGGAGCTGGAAACCTTCAGCTCTTTAGCTCCAATGCTAACACAGCGTCACAGCAACAGATGATGACGGGTAACTCTAGTTTGATTAGACCGTTTCATCATTTGATGAGCTCGAATCATGATACGGATCGCCATAGTAGTGATGACAATGATTCAGATTCGTGA
- the LOC103860560 gene encoding nuclear transport factor 2 isoform X1 translates to MAQQEASPSPGAEVVGRAFVEQYYHILHQSPGLVHRFYQDSSLLTRPDATGSVTTVTTMLAINDKIMSLKYEDYTAEIETADAQESHERGVIVLVTGRLTGNDNVRKKFSQTFFLAPQDKGYFVLNDVFRFLEEKEVTTQAINGTTTRDVQAPVEPERVVVSHEAEAEPEPVATIEEEEDLENVAEVYDPSDKDEGVVVDAEPIEPSAQISHSEVPSLPQGDAPKHSYASILKLMKSGPAPTQVARSKPRVAAPVVTKPKPAAPPAEPAAAAENVPNSSNVDVEDDGHSIYVRNLPFDTTPTQLEEVFKSFGAIKHEGIQVRSNKQQGFCFGFVEFEMASGKQSALEASPVTIGDRQAVLEEKKTNSRGGGNNGGGRGRYFGGRGGFRNDSFKGGRGGGGGRGGYGRGEYSGRPRSSNPRNNGEGYQRVPQNGGSGRGGGGHGGPRGGASS, encoded by the exons atgGCACAGCAGGAAGCTAGCCCTTCCCCTGGCGCTGAGGTTGTTGGCCGTGCCTTTGTGGAGCAATACTATCACATTCTCCACCAGTCTCCCGGTTTAGTTCACCGGTTTTATCAGGATTCCAGCTTGTTAACCAGACCTGATGCTACCGGTTCTGTGACTACTGTCACAACTATGCTA GCGATCAACGATAAGATCATGTCATTGAAATATGAAGACTACACTGCCGAGATAGAAACCGCGGATGCTCAGGAGTCTCATGAGAGAGGCGTCATCGTTCTAGTGACTGGACGCTTAACCGGGAACGATAACGTGAGGAAGAAGTTCagccaaacattcttcttggcTCCACAAGACAAAGGATACTTTGTCTTGAACGATGTGTTCCGCTTCCTCGAGGAAAAAGAGGTGACAACACAAGCCATCAATGGAACAACCACCAGAGATGTTCAGGCTCCTGTTGAGCCAGAACGTGTTGTTGTCAGTCACGAGGCCGAGGCGGAGCCAGAGCCAGTTGCTACTATTGAGGAGGAGGAAGATCTTGAGAATGTAGCGGAGGTGTATGATCCTTCTGATAAAGATGAAGGAGTTGTTGTTGACGCTGAGCCTATCGAACCTTCAGCTCAAATTAGTCACAGTGAGGTTCCATCACTGCCTCAGGGAGATGCTCCTAAGCATTCATATGCTTCAATC CTCAAACTGATGAAAAGCGGTCCAGCACCAACACAAGTTGCTCGGAGCAAGCCTAGAGTAGCAGCTCCTGTCGTTACCAAACCGAAGCCAGCTGCTCCTCCTGCTGAGCCTGCTGCAGCAGCCGAGAATGTTCCAAACAGTAGCAATGTTGATGTGGAAG ATGATGGGCATTCGATTTATGTTCGAAACTTACCTTTCGACACTACACCAACACAGCTTGAAGAGGTGTTCAAGAGCTTTGGTGCTATCAAGCATGAAGGGATTCAAGTCAGAAGCAATAAG CAGCAAGGTTTCTGTTTTGGTTTTGTGGAGTTTGAAATGGCTAGCGGGAAGCAAAGTGCTCTCGAG GCCTCACCGGTTACAATTGGTGATCGTCAAGCTGTTTTAGAGGAGAAGAAAACAAACAGTCGAG GAGGAGGCAACAATGGAGGTGGAAGGGGTAGGTACTTTGGGGGAAGAGGAGGCTTCAGAAACGATAGTTTCAAAGGAGGacgtggtggaggaggaggaagaggaggctATGGACGAGGTGAATATTCCGGTAGACCAAGGAGTTCAAACCCTCGGAACAATGGAGAAGGTTACCAAAGGGTTCCTCAAAACGGAGGGagtggaagaggaggaggaggacatGGTGGGCCTCGCGGTGGTGCTTCATCTTAA
- the LOC103860560 gene encoding nuclear transport factor 2 isoform X3 has product MAQQEASPSPGAEVVGRAFVEQYYHILHQSPGLVHRFYQDSSLLTRPDATGSVTTVTTMLAINDKIMSLKYEDYTAEIETADAQESHERGVIVLVTGRLTGNDNVRKKFSQTFFLAPQDKGYFVLNDVFRFLEEKEVTTQAINGTTTRDVQAPVEPERVVVSHEAEAEPEPVATIEEEEDLENVAEVYDPSDKDEGVVVDAEPIEPSAQISHSEVPSLPQGDAPKHSYASILKLMKSGPAPTQVARSKPRVAAPVVTKPKPAAPPAEPAAAAENVPNSSNVDVEDDGHSIYVRNLPFDTTPTQLEEVFKSFGAIKHEGIQVRSNKQQGFCFGFVEFEMASGKQSALEASPVTIGDRQAVLEEKKTNSRGGNNGGGRGRYFGGRGGFRNDSFKGGRGGGGGRGGYGRGEYSGRPRSSNPRNNGEGYQRVPQNGGSGRGGGGHGGPRGGASS; this is encoded by the exons atgGCACAGCAGGAAGCTAGCCCTTCCCCTGGCGCTGAGGTTGTTGGCCGTGCCTTTGTGGAGCAATACTATCACATTCTCCACCAGTCTCCCGGTTTAGTTCACCGGTTTTATCAGGATTCCAGCTTGTTAACCAGACCTGATGCTACCGGTTCTGTGACTACTGTCACAACTATGCTA GCGATCAACGATAAGATCATGTCATTGAAATATGAAGACTACACTGCCGAGATAGAAACCGCGGATGCTCAGGAGTCTCATGAGAGAGGCGTCATCGTTCTAGTGACTGGACGCTTAACCGGGAACGATAACGTGAGGAAGAAGTTCagccaaacattcttcttggcTCCACAAGACAAAGGATACTTTGTCTTGAACGATGTGTTCCGCTTCCTCGAGGAAAAAGAGGTGACAACACAAGCCATCAATGGAACAACCACCAGAGATGTTCAGGCTCCTGTTGAGCCAGAACGTGTTGTTGTCAGTCACGAGGCCGAGGCGGAGCCAGAGCCAGTTGCTACTATTGAGGAGGAGGAAGATCTTGAGAATGTAGCGGAGGTGTATGATCCTTCTGATAAAGATGAAGGAGTTGTTGTTGACGCTGAGCCTATCGAACCTTCAGCTCAAATTAGTCACAGTGAGGTTCCATCACTGCCTCAGGGAGATGCTCCTAAGCATTCATATGCTTCAATC CTCAAACTGATGAAAAGCGGTCCAGCACCAACACAAGTTGCTCGGAGCAAGCCTAGAGTAGCAGCTCCTGTCGTTACCAAACCGAAGCCAGCTGCTCCTCCTGCTGAGCCTGCTGCAGCAGCCGAGAATGTTCCAAACAGTAGCAATGTTGATGTGGAAG ATGATGGGCATTCGATTTATGTTCGAAACTTACCTTTCGACACTACACCAACACAGCTTGAAGAGGTGTTCAAGAGCTTTGGTGCTATCAAGCATGAAGGGATTCAAGTCAGAAGCAATAAG CAGCAAGGTTTCTGTTTTGGTTTTGTGGAGTTTGAAATGGCTAGCGGGAAGCAAAGTGCTCTCGAG GCCTCACCGGTTACAATTGGTGATCGTCAAGCTGTTTTAGAGGAGAAGAAAACAAACAGTCGAG GAGGCAACAATGGAGGTGGAAGGGGTAGGTACTTTGGGGGAAGAGGAGGCTTCAGAAACGATAGTTTCAAAGGAGGacgtggtggaggaggaggaagaggaggctATGGACGAGGTGAATATTCCGGTAGACCAAGGAGTTCAAACCCTCGGAACAATGGAGAAGGTTACCAAAGGGTTCCTCAAAACGGAGGGagtggaagaggaggaggaggacatGGTGGGCCTCGCGGTGGTGCTTCATCTTAA
- the LOC103860560 gene encoding nuclear transport factor 2 isoform X2 yields the protein MAQQEASPSPGAEVVGRAFVEQYYHILHQSPGLVHRFYQDSSLLTRPDATGSVTTVTTMLAINDKIMSLKYEDYTAEIETADAQESHERGVIVLVTGRLTGNDNVRKKFSQTFFLAPQDKGYFVLNDVFRFLEEKEVTTQAINGTTTRDVQAPVEPERVVVSHEAEAEPEPVATIEEEEDLENVAEVYDPSDKDEGVVVDAEPIEPSAQISHSEVPSLPQGDAPKHSYASILKLMKSGPAPTQVARSKPRVAAPVVTKPKPAAPPAEPAAAAENVPNSSNVDVEDDGHSIYVRNLPFDTTPTQLEEVFKSFGAIKHEGIQVRSNKQGFCFGFVEFEMASGKQSALEASPVTIGDRQAVLEEKKTNSRGGGNNGGGRGRYFGGRGGFRNDSFKGGRGGGGGRGGYGRGEYSGRPRSSNPRNNGEGYQRVPQNGGSGRGGGGHGGPRGGASS from the exons atgGCACAGCAGGAAGCTAGCCCTTCCCCTGGCGCTGAGGTTGTTGGCCGTGCCTTTGTGGAGCAATACTATCACATTCTCCACCAGTCTCCCGGTTTAGTTCACCGGTTTTATCAGGATTCCAGCTTGTTAACCAGACCTGATGCTACCGGTTCTGTGACTACTGTCACAACTATGCTA GCGATCAACGATAAGATCATGTCATTGAAATATGAAGACTACACTGCCGAGATAGAAACCGCGGATGCTCAGGAGTCTCATGAGAGAGGCGTCATCGTTCTAGTGACTGGACGCTTAACCGGGAACGATAACGTGAGGAAGAAGTTCagccaaacattcttcttggcTCCACAAGACAAAGGATACTTTGTCTTGAACGATGTGTTCCGCTTCCTCGAGGAAAAAGAGGTGACAACACAAGCCATCAATGGAACAACCACCAGAGATGTTCAGGCTCCTGTTGAGCCAGAACGTGTTGTTGTCAGTCACGAGGCCGAGGCGGAGCCAGAGCCAGTTGCTACTATTGAGGAGGAGGAAGATCTTGAGAATGTAGCGGAGGTGTATGATCCTTCTGATAAAGATGAAGGAGTTGTTGTTGACGCTGAGCCTATCGAACCTTCAGCTCAAATTAGTCACAGTGAGGTTCCATCACTGCCTCAGGGAGATGCTCCTAAGCATTCATATGCTTCAATC CTCAAACTGATGAAAAGCGGTCCAGCACCAACACAAGTTGCTCGGAGCAAGCCTAGAGTAGCAGCTCCTGTCGTTACCAAACCGAAGCCAGCTGCTCCTCCTGCTGAGCCTGCTGCAGCAGCCGAGAATGTTCCAAACAGTAGCAATGTTGATGTGGAAG ATGATGGGCATTCGATTTATGTTCGAAACTTACCTTTCGACACTACACCAACACAGCTTGAAGAGGTGTTCAAGAGCTTTGGTGCTATCAAGCATGAAGGGATTCAAGTCAGAAGCAATAAG CAAGGTTTCTGTTTTGGTTTTGTGGAGTTTGAAATGGCTAGCGGGAAGCAAAGTGCTCTCGAG GCCTCACCGGTTACAATTGGTGATCGTCAAGCTGTTTTAGAGGAGAAGAAAACAAACAGTCGAG GAGGAGGCAACAATGGAGGTGGAAGGGGTAGGTACTTTGGGGGAAGAGGAGGCTTCAGAAACGATAGTTTCAAAGGAGGacgtggtggaggaggaggaagaggaggctATGGACGAGGTGAATATTCCGGTAGACCAAGGAGTTCAAACCCTCGGAACAATGGAGAAGGTTACCAAAGGGTTCCTCAAAACGGAGGGagtggaagaggaggaggaggacatGGTGGGCCTCGCGGTGGTGCTTCATCTTAA
- the LOC103860560 gene encoding nuclear transport factor 2 isoform X4, with protein MAQQEASPSPGAEVVGRAFVEQYYHILHQSPGLVHRFYQDSSLLTRPDATGSVTTVTTMLAINDKIMSLKYEDYTAEIETADAQESHERGVIVLVTGRLTGNDNVRKKFSQTFFLAPQDKGYFVLNDVFRFLEEKEVTTQAINGTTTRDVQAPVEPERVVVSHEAEAEPEPVATIEEEEDLENVAEVYDPSDKDEGVVVDAEPIEPSAQISHSEVPSLPQGDAPKHSYASILKLMKSGPAPTQVARSKPRVAAPVVTKPKPAAPPAEPAAAAENVPNSSNVDVEDDGHSIYVRNLPFDTTPTQLEEVFKSFGAIKHEGIQVRSNKQGFCFGFVEFEMASGKQSALEASPVTIGDRQAVLEEKKTNSRGGNNGGGRGRYFGGRGGFRNDSFKGGRGGGGGRGGYGRGEYSGRPRSSNPRNNGEGYQRVPQNGGSGRGGGGHGGPRGGASS; from the exons atgGCACAGCAGGAAGCTAGCCCTTCCCCTGGCGCTGAGGTTGTTGGCCGTGCCTTTGTGGAGCAATACTATCACATTCTCCACCAGTCTCCCGGTTTAGTTCACCGGTTTTATCAGGATTCCAGCTTGTTAACCAGACCTGATGCTACCGGTTCTGTGACTACTGTCACAACTATGCTA GCGATCAACGATAAGATCATGTCATTGAAATATGAAGACTACACTGCCGAGATAGAAACCGCGGATGCTCAGGAGTCTCATGAGAGAGGCGTCATCGTTCTAGTGACTGGACGCTTAACCGGGAACGATAACGTGAGGAAGAAGTTCagccaaacattcttcttggcTCCACAAGACAAAGGATACTTTGTCTTGAACGATGTGTTCCGCTTCCTCGAGGAAAAAGAGGTGACAACACAAGCCATCAATGGAACAACCACCAGAGATGTTCAGGCTCCTGTTGAGCCAGAACGTGTTGTTGTCAGTCACGAGGCCGAGGCGGAGCCAGAGCCAGTTGCTACTATTGAGGAGGAGGAAGATCTTGAGAATGTAGCGGAGGTGTATGATCCTTCTGATAAAGATGAAGGAGTTGTTGTTGACGCTGAGCCTATCGAACCTTCAGCTCAAATTAGTCACAGTGAGGTTCCATCACTGCCTCAGGGAGATGCTCCTAAGCATTCATATGCTTCAATC CTCAAACTGATGAAAAGCGGTCCAGCACCAACACAAGTTGCTCGGAGCAAGCCTAGAGTAGCAGCTCCTGTCGTTACCAAACCGAAGCCAGCTGCTCCTCCTGCTGAGCCTGCTGCAGCAGCCGAGAATGTTCCAAACAGTAGCAATGTTGATGTGGAAG ATGATGGGCATTCGATTTATGTTCGAAACTTACCTTTCGACACTACACCAACACAGCTTGAAGAGGTGTTCAAGAGCTTTGGTGCTATCAAGCATGAAGGGATTCAAGTCAGAAGCAATAAG CAAGGTTTCTGTTTTGGTTTTGTGGAGTTTGAAATGGCTAGCGGGAAGCAAAGTGCTCTCGAG GCCTCACCGGTTACAATTGGTGATCGTCAAGCTGTTTTAGAGGAGAAGAAAACAAACAGTCGAG GAGGCAACAATGGAGGTGGAAGGGGTAGGTACTTTGGGGGAAGAGGAGGCTTCAGAAACGATAGTTTCAAAGGAGGacgtggtggaggaggaggaagaggaggctATGGACGAGGTGAATATTCCGGTAGACCAAGGAGTTCAAACCCTCGGAACAATGGAGAAGGTTACCAAAGGGTTCCTCAAAACGGAGGGagtggaagaggaggaggaggacatGGTGGGCCTCGCGGTGGTGCTTCATCTTAA
- the LOC103860561 gene encoding DEAD-box ATP-dependent RNA helicase 10, whose product MEEENEVVKTFEELGVREELVKACERLGWKNPTKIQTEALPYALEGKDVIGLAQTGSGKTGAFALPILQALLQYVNDAEPKKGRRPDPAFFACVLSPTRELAIQIAEQFEALGSDISLRCAVLVGGIDRMQQTIALGKRPHVIVATPGRLWDHMSDTKGFSLKTLKYLVLDEADRLLNEDFEKSLNQILEEIPRDRKTYLFSATMTKKVRKLQRACLRNPVKIEAASKYSTVDTLKQQYRFVPAKYKDCYLVYILTEMPDSTSMIFTRTCDGTRFMALMLRSLGFRAIPISGQMTQSKRLGALNKFKAGECNILVCTDVASRGLDIPSVDMVINYDIPTNSKDYIHRVGRTARAGRSGVGISLVNQYELEWYLQIEKLIGKKLPEYPAEEDEVLSLLERVSEAKKLSAMNMKESGSRKKRRGEDDEESERFLDGNKGGNKGGNRDKKSSKKFKR is encoded by the exons ATGGAGGAAGAGAACGAAGTGGTGAAGACGTTTGAAGAGCTTGGCGTGCGAGAGGAGCTTGTGAAAGCTTGCGAGAGGCTGGGATGGAAGAACCCTACTAAGATTCAAACTGAAGCTCTTCCTTATGCTCTTGAAG GGAAAGATGTAATTGGACTTGCGCAGACCGGTTCTGGTAAAACAGGAGCCTTTGCGTTGCCGATATTGCAAGCTCTTCTTCAGTATGTTAATGATGCTGAGCCTAAGAAAGGACGTAGACCTGATCCTGCCTTCTTCGCCTGTGTTTTGTCTCCAACTAG AGAGCTAGCAATCCAGATTGCTGAGCAGTTTGAAGCTTTAGGATCTGATATAAGTCTTAGATGTGCTGTG CTTGTTGGAGGTATAGACAGGATGCAGCAAACTATTGCTCTTGGGAAACGGCCTCACGTTATT GTTGCAACACCTGGTCGTCTTTGGGATCACATGTCTGACACTAAAGGCTTTTCTCTCAAGACGTTGAAATATCTT GTTCTTGATGAAGCAGATAGACTGCTTAATGAAGATTTTGAGAAGTCTCTTAATCAGATTTTGGAAGAGATCCCTCGTGACCGTAAAACGTATCTCTTTTCAGCAACTATGACTAAAAAG GTTCGGAAACTTCAAAGAGCGTGCTTAAGGAATCCTGTGAAG ATTGAGGCTGCCTCCAAATACTCCACAGTTGATACTCTAAAACAGCAGTATCGGTTTGTTCCTGCTAAATACAAG GACTGCTACCTAGTGTATATTCTGACTGAAATGCCTGACTCAACATCAATGATATTCACCCGAACTTGTGACGGTACTCGTTTTATGGCTTTGATGCTTCGGAGCCTTGGTTTTAGAGCCATTCCCATCAGTGGTCAAATGACTCAG TCAAAGAGATTAGGAGCGTTGAATAAGTTCAAAGCAGGGGAATGTAACATCTTGGTCTGCACGGATGTGGCTAGTAGAGGGCTCGATATCCCATCTGTTGATATGGTTATCAACTACGACATTCCCACAAATTCAAAG GATTACATCCATAGAGTTGGAAGAACAGCTCGTGCTGGACGGTCTGGTGTTGGGATATCACTTGTAAACCAGTATGAGCTCGAATGGTACTTGCAAATTGAAAAACTCATAG GCAAGAAGCTGCCTGAATATCCAGCTGAGGAGGACGAAGTCTTGTCATTGTTGGAGAGGGTTTCAGAAGCTAAAAAATTATCCGCAATG AATATGAAAGAATCAGGAAgtaggaagaagagaagaggagaagatgatgaagagagTGAGAGGTTCTTGGATGGTAACAAAGGTGGTAACAAAGGAGGTAACAGAGACAAGAAATCTTCCAAGAAGTTCAAACGATAA